A window of Pectinophora gossypiella chromosome 12, ilPecGoss1.1, whole genome shotgun sequence contains these coding sequences:
- the LOC126371620 gene encoding uncharacterized protein LOC126371620, which translates to MIKIGTIYEDVTTDVLGDIGNWQWLVTLVTTVLMTSNFFTHFEDIFLLRSSDVFCLPSRLFTNVGNITLCTYTLDNGTNFICDEWNVKLLWTIWYNKSWLIFCDNKMKLSLTAVVYRLAMVFGFVTFGLVADR; encoded by the exons ATGATAAA AATCGGAACGATTTACGAAGATGTTACAACAGATGTGTTGGGTGACATTGGAAATTGGCAATGGCTCGTCACATTAGTCACCACTGTCCTGATGACAAGCAACTTTTTCACACACTTCGAAGACATCTTCCTCCTTCGCTCATCTGACGTCTTCTGCTTACCCTCCCGCTTGTTCACCAATGTTGGCAATATAACGTTGTGCACGTATACACTGGACAACGGCACAAATTTTATCTGCGACGAATGGAACGTCAAACTTCTATGGACAATCTGGTATAACAAATCT TGGCTTATCTTCTGTGACAACAAGATGAAGCTGTCATTAACGGCAGTGGTGTATCGTCTGGCAATGGTATTTGGATTTGTTACTTTTGGTTTGGTGGCCGACAGGTAA